In Dromiciops gliroides isolate mDroGli1 chromosome 4, mDroGli1.pri, whole genome shotgun sequence, one DNA window encodes the following:
- the AIDA gene encoding axin interactor, dorsalization-associated protein isoform X4, which produces MRGGSSSAAKFGCGGKWAWAAPELAAAATEAVFRSPVDAAARAGDHGSLEPSGRGRVGTGPAMSEVTRSLLQRWGASFRRGADFDSWGQLVEAIDEYQIGPAGGRPCKENSSAAHPAGPSPPTSRSLDARFLRRSIPNLKKDLKKKNRKGGGREFGRESALPALGASPGVPPRGPPPTFPLALPGGARFPNTPRCGFSFRNCYLRGFEFHIPTPFLCAFGWSQLRIRGGLKAKMRILPSICPTASSLSPSFSFPHLWMLERKLHGSSSNCLIGLLICILSCSHPNTMPRPSRRSISVC; this is translated from the exons ATGAGGGGCGGCTCCTCCAGTGCCGCAAAGTTTGGCTGTGGCGGCAAATGGGCTTGGGCGGCTCCTGAGTTGGCGGCGGCGGCGACTGAGGCCGTTTTTCGGAGCCCGGTGGATGCCGCGGCGCGAGCCGGGGACCATGGCTCCCTAGAACCCTCGGGTAGGGGCAGGGTGGGGACGGGACCGGCCATGTCGGAGGTGACCCGGAGCCTCTTGCAGCGCTGGGGCGCCAGCTTCAGGAGGGGCGCCGACTTCGATTCGTGGGGGCAGCTGGTGGAGGCGATAGACGAGTACCAGAT AGGCCCTGCAGGTGGCCGCCCCTGTAAAGAAAACTCCTCGGCCGCGCATCCCGCTGGACCTTCCCCGCCCACGTCCCGGAGCCTGGATGCCCGCTTCCTGCGGCGCTCAATCCCTAATctgaagaaagatttaaaaaaaaaaaatcggaaGGGAGGTGGTCGCGAGTTTGGCCGGGAGAGCGCCCTGCCGGCGCTTGGGGCGTCCCCGGGGGTCCCCCCCCGGGGTCCCCCCCCAACCTTCCCCCTGGCCCTTCCCGGAGGAGCGCGTTTTCCCAATACACCTCGCTGTGGTTTCAGTTTCCGAAACTGTTACTTGCGAGGCTTCGAGTTCCACATCCCCACACcctttctctgtgcctttggGTGGAGTCAGCTCCGGATTCGAGGAGGGTTGAAAGCAAAAATGCGAATTCTACCCAGCATCTGCCCAACTGCtagctccctctctccttccttctctttccctcatttGTGGATGTTAGAACGTAAGCTTCATGGGAGTAGTAGCAATTGTTTGATAGGTCTTCTGATTTGTATCCTCAGCTGTAGCCATCCTAATACTATGCCGAGGCCAAGTAGGCGCTCGATCAGTGTTTGTTGA